In Pelmatolapia mariae isolate MD_Pm_ZW linkage group LG13, Pm_UMD_F_2, whole genome shotgun sequence, a genomic segment contains:
- the chst3a gene encoding carbohydrate sulfotransferase 3a yields MTSYDQQNNTVELTLQREDLRMKTKYAIVFICIVALVIIEKESNILSRVSDRLIQRQMPQQQDFSNITQKGSLMALKMLLSRLSGTKRDSSNYSEEEEEEQLDDSGTYSYAGGHKHVLLLATTRTGSSFVGEFFNQHGENMFYLFEPLWHVERMLTPAAEANNGTVLSGIYRDVLQGLFLCDFSPLEKFISPSPQDHVTPSLFRRESSLSLCEERVCSPVIRDVFERYHCKSRRCGPLNLTLASESCLSKQHHAIKTVRVHQLDTLQPLVEDPRLDIKVIQLVRDPRAILASRMVAFSSKYHTWKAWAQNGQVPEDDEEVKRLKGNCDHIRMSAEVGLSQPHWLRNRYMLVRYEDIALYPMQKAEEMYKFAGIPFSSLAREWILRNTQTTQKASGIYSTQKNSSEQAEKWRFTIPFTLAQVVQRVCGPTMKLFGYRFVNDEMTLTNKSISLLEERLFN; encoded by the exons ATGACAAGCTATGACCAACAGAACAACACTGTAGAACTCACATTGCAAAGGGAAGACTTAAGAATGAAGACCAAGTATGCAATCGTCTTTATCTGTATTGTGGCCCTGGTCATCATTGAAAAGGAAAGCAACATCCTTTCTAG GGTCTCTGACAGAttgatccagaggcagatgCCGCAGCAGCAGGATTTCAGCAACATAACACAAAAGGGCTCCTTGATGGCACTCAAAATGCTGCTGTCGCGACTCTCTGGTACAAAAAGGGATAGCTCAAATTActcagaggaggaagaggaggaacaaCTGGATGATTCGGGGACATACAGCTACGCCGGTGGCCATAAGCACGTATTACTCTTGGCCACCACACGGACAGGTTCCTCATTTGTGGGGGAATTTTTTAACCAGCACGGGGAGAACATGTTCTATCTGTTTGAGCCACTGTGGCATGTCGAGCGCATGCTGACCCCGGCTGCAGAGGCAAACAATGGGACAGTGTTGTCGGGAATTTACCGAGATGTACTCCAGGGGCTTTTCCTGTGTGATTTCTCACCTCTTGAGAAGTTCATCTCTCCCTCACCTCAGGACCATGTCACCCCATCTCTTTTCCGCAGAGAGTCTAGTTTATCACTCTGTGAAGAACGGGTCTGCAGTCCTGTAATCAGAGATGTTTTTGAGAG GTATCACTGTAAGAGTCGTCGCTGTGGGCCACTGAACCTAACTCTTGCATCTGAATCCTGCCTTTCCAAACAACACCATGCCATTAAGACTGTTCGTGTGCATCAGCTGGACACCCTGCAGCCTTTGGTAGAGGACCCTCGCTTGGATATCAAAGTTATCCAGCTAGTTCGAGATCCAAGAGCTATCTTAGCATCGCGCATGGTGGCGTTCTCTTCAAAATATCACACGTGGAAGGCTTGGGCGCAGAACGGCCAGGTGCCCGAAGATGATGAGGAGGTGAAGAGGCTCAAAGGAAACTGTGATCACATTAGGATGTCTGCAGAGGTTGGACTGAGCCAACCTCACTGGCTCAGGAACCGCTACATGCTGGTCCGCTATGAGGATATCGCCCTCTACCCTATGCAAAAGGCAGAGGAGATGTACAAGTTTGCAGGGATACCATTTAGTTCCCTGGCCAGGGAGTGGATACTGAGGAACACCCAGACCACACAGAAAGCCAGTGGGATTTACTCCACTCAGAAGAACTCATCAGAGCAGGCAGAGAAATGGAGATTTACAATTCCCTTTACATTGGCTCAGGTAGTTCAGAGAGTGTGTGGACCCACCATGAAGCTGTTCGGGTACAGATTTGTGAATGATGAAATGACACTGACCAACAAGTCCATTAGTTTGCTTGAGGAGAGATTATTTAATTAA